The nucleotide sequence tactgaacataacgcgccaaagtatactgagatttttttatataaatatgaactttaccgaacaaaacatacatgtattgtgtaacatgatgtcctatgattgtcatctgatgaagatcatcagaggttagtgattaattttatctctatttctgctttttgtgactcctctctttggctggaaaaattgctgtttttttctgtgatttggcggtgacctaacataatcgtttgtggtgctttcgctgtaaagcctttttgaaatcggacactgtggtggaattaacaacaagattacctttaaaatggtataagatacttgtatgttttaggaattctaattatgagaattctgttgtttgaatttggagccctgcactttcactggctgttgttatatcgatcccattaacgggattgcagccctaagaagttaaatatttaggtacatataagtgtcctATATTGGTAGAAAGCttcaattattgttaatctaactgcactgtccaatttacagtagctattacagcgaaaacatgccatgcgattgtttgaggacgtcgccccaaatcaaaatattttttccacaggcacaggtttcataaattcacaaatagcgattaaatattcacttactttttgaaaatcttcctctaatttgtcatccaaagggtcccagctataacatgtagtgtcattttgttagataaaatccttctttatatcccaaaaagtcagattagttggcgccatcgatttgagtaatccactcgttcaacatgtagagaaaggaatccgaaaatctacccctaaactttgtttcaacaagtcaaaatacgtttatattttctcctcagataccctaaaatgtaatcaaactataatatttcttacggaaagaagtatgttcaataggaaactgattttagcaggtgcgtcctgtcttcatggcatgcgcaaacacgaatttccaagactgtgtccctgtactaaaactgatatttcttaatcATTTTTTAAGTTActagcctgaaaccttgaacatagattgctgacaccctgtggaagccataggaatgaTGACCTAATATTGCCATTCTAAGGGTTAGGGATAGCGTTAGGGTTAGATTCtggttgttttttgtttttctcctaccatatctattgtgttatattatcctacattattttaacatttataCAAACTTCTAAGTGTTTTCTTTACAATggtaccagttatatgcatatcctggcttcagggcctgagcaacaggcagtttactttgggcacgtcattcaggcagaAATTGCGAAAAAAAAGGGTCCTAGTCCCAAAATGCAGATGTAGCAAGCAAAATGCATGTGTTCCAAACTCCAAAAGtgaagtagtatctaacaattcacaacaatacacacaaatctaaaagtaaaagaatggaattcagaaatatataaatattagggcGAGCAATGGCTGAGTGGTATtcactaaaatacagtagagtacagtatatacatatgaaatgagtaaaacagtatgtaaacattattaaagtaactagtgttccatttaaagtgaccagtgattccatgtctatgtacatagggcagcagcctctaaggtgcagggttgagtaactgggtggtagccggctagtgatggctatttaacagtctgatggccttgagttaaaagctgtttttcagtctctcggtcccaactttgatgcacctgtactgacctcgccttcttggatgatagtggggtgaacaggcagtggctcgggtggttgttcttcttgatgatctttttggccttcctgtgacatcgggtgctgtagtggtcctggagggcaggcagtgtgcccccggtaatgcgttgggcagaccgcaccaccctctggagagccctgcggttgtgggcagtgcagttgccttaccaggctgtgatacagcccgacaggatgctctcaattatacatctgtaaacgtttgtgagggtcttaagggccaagccgaatttcttcagcctcctgaggtcgaagaggcgctgttgcgccttcttcaccacactgtctgtgttggtggaccatttcagattgtcagtgatgtgtacgccgagaaacttgaagcttttcaccttctccactgctgtcccgtcgatgtgaatagggGTGTGCTCTCTTtgttgtctcctgaagtccacgatcagcttcttcgttttgttgacattgagtgagaagttattttcccggcaccactccgccagggccctcacctcctccctgtaggctgtctcgtcattgttggtaatcaggcctactactgttgtgtcgtctgcaaacgtgatgattgagttagaggcGTGTATGGCCACGCAGTAATGGGTGAACAGGAGTAAAGGAGGGGGATAATtacgcacccctgtggggcccctgtgttgaggatcagcgaagtggaggtgttgtttcctaccttcaccacctggggacggccagtcaggaagtccaggacccagttgcacagggcaggattcagacccagggcctcgagcttaatgatagTATTAACCCTAGTTAGAACCTATTGACTAATATTGATTATTTTGCTCTCTCCTCTTCAGGTAGTGTAGCCACCAAGCCACTGAACCTTGACCCGTCTAACAGGCCCCGGAGACAGGACTGGGATGGAGAGCTGTGTGAGAACGGATCTTTCTACATTCATACCAGAGCGACAATAGAGGAAGGCCTGCAGGTAACTGGCACTATACCCCATCGGGGCTCATACTCACAAAGTGTTTCAGGATAGGAGTgttggtctaggatcagtttttcctTTTCTATCATTATTAATAAGATTGTATGGGCAGGGAggacctgattctagatcagcactcctatcctgagacactttatgaacaCTGGCCCTGATGTGTATGTCTGCTGCTGGAGGTGAACCCTATTTTCCTCAGGTGATCAATAATGTTTAGTCATTCAGTGGATGTGAGCTTGACCAGAGACAAAAGACACACTGAGAAATCGACTTACTGATCTATAATTCTAGATATTCTATTGTCAACTGCCGTTGTTTCAAATGATAATTGAAATCACCTTTCTCTTGCATTGTCTTTCTCAGGGGGGAAAGTGGGCTTACTATGAGATGCTGCCAGAGTACAGTGTGGATATTGATGTGGATATCGATTGGCCCGTGGCAGAACAGAGAGTACTGAGGTAGTCTGAAGTCACTGACTCAGAgcttcacgttctctctctctctctctctctctctctctctctctctctctctctctcactctctgtgtttACTTGAACAAACTtaatcggtgtcccttccacgggatggttgagctaacgtaggctaatgcgattaacataaggttgtaagtaacaagaaaatttcccaggacatagacatatctgatattggcagaaagcttaaattcttgttaatccaactgcactgtccaatttaatgtagctattacagtgaaataataccatgttattgtttgaggagagtgcacaattttgaacatgaaaagttattaataaacaaattaggcacatttgggcagtcatgatacaacattttgaacagaaacacaatggttcatttgatcagtttaaatttttgcacatacactgctgccatctaatgGCCAAAAcataaattgcacctgggctggaataatacattatggcctttctcttgcatttcaagattatgtttttttttaccagatctattgtgttatattgtccTACATTCCTTtaaaatggtaccaagaatatgcatatccttgtttcagggcctgagctacaggcagttagatttgggtatgtcattttaggcgaaaattggaaaAAAAGAGTGGATCCTCAAGAGGCAACACAATACACATTGATGTAACACAGAGGAGTCGTTATACaaatgtatttccctgtgtgttctggtatgacaactgcttggcattcgaccgcaaggcgctacgaagggtagtgcgtatgacccagtacatcactaggtccgagctccctgccattaaggacctttataccagtcggggtcagaagaaggccctaaaaattgtcaaagactccagccctaaatcatagactgttctctctgctaccgcactgcaagcggtaccgatgcaccaagtctggaaacaACAGGACCCCCAAGctgtaagactgctaaatagttagttaaatagtaaACCAATAGCTACTTGGAATATCTGCGATGACTGTTTTTGCCCTAAtgtcttttgactcatcacatacgctgctgttactgtttatctatcccgttgcctagtcactttatccctacctatatgtacatatctacctcaactacctcgtatccctgcacaatgactcggtactggtactcattGTGTATGTATTACTTGAGTTAATTTgtacttttttctctctctctgcattgttgggattggcccgtaagtaagcgtttcacctttagtctacaccagttgttttacgaagcatgtgacaaataagatttgatacaattgtatttgatctgttcctctccaggttcggttactttggcctggacaagcctgaggtggtGCGTCTGCTGCTGTGTAACATCTCAGGCTGTCTGACGGACGGCCGCGtcctcatctctgtctctggaGAGGAGATGATCTCTGTCAACACCAGAGATACCATGGGTATCCGCATGctgcagagagagggggtggaggtacGTAGACTGTAGATatagaacatatagaacatacaccagagagggaaaagagataCAGTACAAAGATAAATGCGACGAATACTGATGATTGAAGATTGACGTAGATTCATTGGAATTTAAAAGATCACATATGGTAACAGCAAATAGTGACAGACAGGctttactttattttttacagTTGAAAGAGAATCCCAATCATGTGATTACTGCTTCCACAAATACATGTGTTGTCTATGTTGTAATAGGAATTTCCAGGTGAACAAAAAGGACAGCGTTGGTAAAGTCAATCAAAAATATATCGGTTTTATTACAAGTTGCAAAAGGGAGACACCATGCAGCCCAGAAGCAGAGAACATGTCTAACTGACCTCTTGGAGACGGGGCCTTtctatcctaatcagacagcaccaaatgttctgtaaacaccagcccgagaggcttgtaggaagacaaaACAAAAAGGCAGCAACTGTCAGCTGCTACAGAATCACAGTGTTCACAGGTTGTCATCAATACAATGCAACAGTGAATAATCAGTGTGTCCTTGTACTTCCAGTCTGGCGTCAACTACTATCAACAGATAGGAGAATAAtccataacattcagtatcaagtctagtgaccatcaacctgcACCTTGAGTATCACAAACACTGGAAATCATGTGTATTACAGGAACTCAAAATATGCTAAACATTGTGTTGATCACTCTAAACTAAAGATGAACTTTAGTCATCTTAAATTTCCCAATTACATATGAAGAAGAGGAGGCAATTCATTGTTTTGATAGTGAAGTTACAGGTCATCCATACTcaacaggggcggcaggtagcctagtggttaaccgaaaggttgctggatcgaatccccgagctgacaaggtacaaatgtggtgttctgtccctgaacaaggcagttaacccactgttccgcggtcatcattgtaaattagaatttgttcttaactgacttgcctagttaaatacaaaaaTAGACGGACTGTGATCTGGACCCAGAACGGGGTCAGTACGGATTGCGGGTTCTGACCgagtttttaaaataataattatatgaATATAAATACAATTTGGGGGGAGGGGGACATTCTGTTAGGATTTGACTCATGGTATGATCTgaacacacataagacatggaaaatgtgtagaattgcgggAAAAGAGTTTCAAAACTGCACATATTTCTCtctgccaacaagaggggtgCGAACAGTTTGGGGTTGCGAGGTAGAGGTTTGTTAATATGCTGATAAATGACAATATCCATCCGAACCTTTGCCATCTAGGAAATTTCTGTGACCGGACCTTCTGAAATAGTATTAGAATATAATTACTTTATTTTTCCAGAAGACACTTTAGTTGTGGCAAGTCAGATAAGATAAAGATATATAGTAAACATAAAAAACGGCAACATTCACACGACAGATACAAATTCTTACAAGGTATAtatacacttagtgtacaaaacattaagaatacctgctctttccatgacaaactcACCGGGTGaaatatgatcccttattgatgtcacttgttaaatgcacttcattcagtgtagatgaaggggaggagacaggttaaagaaggatttttaagccttgagacaattgagacatggattgtgtgtgtgtgtgccattcagtgggtgaatgggcaagacaaaagattgaagtggcTTTGAACGGGGTAGTCAGGCACACCggtttatgtcaagaactgcaacgctgctaggtttttcactctcaacagtttcctgtgtgtatcaagaattgtccaccacccaaaggacatccagccaacttgacacaactgtgggagtcaacatgggccagcatccctgtggaacgcattcGACACCTTATAGGGTCCATGCCCAATGAATTGATAttagcaactcaatattaggaagtctGTTCTTAACGTTTTGTGCACTGTGTATATATTAGATAAATATAAGTCACAAACATCTGATTTCATTTAAAAGCCAtgctataaaaaaaataaacctcTGTTAGATACCTGAATCCAGCACAATAGCCAAGTTACTGTCTGCCCCTGGTACATCTAGATAAGCCACAGCTCATCACTGAAACCACCACCCATTAAACACACACAGGCTACTATTTACTCCAGCTGTCATGTGTATCAcgtttcaggagaagacccagatgcagatagtgtcgaagtaacaaaagtgtattactagaacagggggcaggcaaaacgcaGTCTtgggtcaggcagaggtcaataataaAACAATTCAGTTTTACAGCAAATTTccttcaattctacacattttgcaataggGTGGAGGTAAATGTTTGCTGTTTTTTAATGATAACTGATGATCCATCGGCCCACCTCGGTCGGTAGTTCGTCCATGCTTAACACAAGTTTAGAAAGCTGGCTGCTAGACTAACTTAACAATCTTTTTTTATTTACTGACTTGGGCTAATTGAGTGGCTGCTGAGGCACAACCAAATTTTGAAATTgtaccttgtgtattctattattctaactctGAACAGGAAGTTGAGACCCCAaatgagtccccccccccccccaaaaaaagcacAAATCAGAGCTTGCATAGAGAACTTAGACAATAAATCAAGTGTTTTATGCTGTCTCCTCCAGGTGATCCTGATCTCGTCCAGTGAGGACCTGACCAAGGCCTTGGCTGACAAGCTGTCTCAGAGAACAGGCTGCGAGGTCAGACAGCTGGGCAAGGACATCCAGGGTGAGGCCAAAGCCACGATGGACGACAGGGATCTGGACTGGAAGGAAGTCGCCTATATGGGTAAACTCACTATTCTTTTCTCTTAACTGACTACTACTACTTACTACtcactactaataataatattactactacaTTTACTTGTTTAGTGATCATTTGTAAAGTGGCTCTCTATTTGCCTTCTGCATGTAAGTTAGGCTACCACTGCAGAAAACTACTGGTATTGTTCTGAGTTCATGTCACTGTCAGTCAATTAATATTTATGGGCAATGTGAGGAGGGTGATGTCAGCTGTCAAGTCCTGGAGAAATTGAGATTCAATTTAAAATGAATCAATttctatactgaacagaaatatgaacgcaacatgtaaagtgttggtcccatgacacatgagctgaaataaaagatcccagatattttccatacgtacaaaatgtttatttctctaaaatgttttttgttttgtttacatccctgttagtgagcatttctcctttgccaatatagtccatccacctgacatgtgtggcatatcaagaacctgatttaaacagcatgatcgttacacaggtgcaccttgtcctggggataataaaaggccactctatgTGCCGTTTTGTAACAAGTtttctcaagttgagggagcgtgcaattggcatgctgactgcaggaatgtccaccagagctgttgccagagaattgaatgttaatttctctaccataagccgcctcatcTAGCACATCCAACCgtcctcacaactgcagaccacgtgtaaccacgccagcccaagacctccacatccagcttcttcaccttcgGGATCATCTAAGAACAGcctcccggacagctgatgaaactgtgggtttgcacaaccaaataatttttgcacaaactgtcaggAACCGTCTCATGGAAGCTTATCTGCTTGCTCGTCGTCCTCCCCAGGGTCTTTACCTGACTGcggtttggcgtcgtaaccgacttcagtgggcaaatgctcaccttcaatgtcCACTGGAACGCTGGAGAAGCGTGCCCTTCACGGACGAATCTCTgtctttatttcaattgactgattgccttatatgaactgtagcctcaattgctgcatgttgcgtttattttttgttcagtgtatgattTCAGCAATTCATTTTTAAGATAAACCCAAAATTGTAAactattcattaaaaaaaatatatttctatgatttcctTAAATCATGTGTTTTAGCAAAAAAAAATCATGTGTTTTTGCAACATACTAATCATCCTATGAATACTTCCAGAACCACCTTATGGACACTTTAATAGATAAACAAACTCAACTCATTCCATCCCTCCTACAGGTAACGATGCACCAGATGTTGACTGTCTGAACCTGGCTGGGCTGAGTGCAGTACCCCGGGATGCCCCAGTGGTAGCAATCAATGCTGCTAAATACTCCTGCCACAATGTTGCAGGCCTCGGGGCTGTGAGGGAGTTTTCTGAACACATCCTGCTGCTCAAGAAGAAGGCCAAGTCTCAGATGGAACAGGACCGCATCCACAGACATGCATTCTAAACTCTAGAATGTATTCTAAACTCTAGAATCTGCTCTAAAGTCACAGACATGCATTCTAAACTCTAGAATGTGCTCTAACTCTAATCTGGCTCAGATATGTTCTAAACAAAGAGTTGCATTCTTgaagcctgagtgccagtctgtttttgCTCGCTTGCCAGCTCCTTGTCACTCCAAACATATTTGGCATTACAATTCCAAAAAGAGTTAActagagagcagaaacagactggcactcaggctattTTATTCTAGACTATCAGACAAACCCAAACTCATGCCTGTGCTAAAGATTAGGCTAAATGACCTTGAAGCTTATTGACAATTCTCAATACTTTCTCTGGAGTATTTACTCACTTTCAGGCACTTAGCTCAGGCTGAGGTGTTTTTTTACAGGTTGTCAGATCGAGGTAGTTTTGGTTTTACAACTCCAAACCATATAAACTTGAATGCTTATTGGATTTAATCATATTTGTGTAGGAGGATGTGGCAAAAGTGAATAACaccttataaactcagcaaaaaaaaggaacgtcctctcactgtcaactgcgtttattttcagcaaacttaacatgtgtaaatatttgtatgaacataacaagattcaacaacggagacaaactgaacatgttccacagacatgtgactaacagaaattgaataatgtgtccctgtacAAACACTCAGTATCAggggtggccaccagctgcattaagtactgcagtgcatctcctcctcatggactgcaccagatttgccagttcttgttgtgagatgttaccccactcttccaccaaggcacctgcaagttcctggacatttctgggggtaatggccctagccctcaccctccgatccaacaggtcccagatgtgctcaatgggattgggatcagggctcttcgctggccatggcagaacactgacattcctgtcttgcaggaaatcatgcacagaagagcagtatggctggtggcattgtcatgctggagggtcatgtcaggatgagcctgcagtaagggtaccacatgagggaggaggatgtcttccctgtaacgcacagcattgagattgcctgcaatgacaacaagctcagtccgatgatgctgtgacacaccgccccagaccatgacggaccctccacctcgatcccgctccagagtacaggcctcggtgtaacgctcattcctttgacgaaaaacgcgaatccgaccatcacccctggtgagacaaaaccgcgactcttcagtgaagagcactttttgccagtcctgtctggtccaacgacggtgggtttgtgtccataggcgatgttgttgccggtgatgtctggtgaggacctgccatacaacaggtctacaagccctcaatccagcccctctcagcctattgcagacagtctgagcactgatggagggattgtgggttcctggtgtaactcaggcagttgttgttgccatcctgtacctgtcccgcaggtgtgatgttcggatgtaccgatcctgtggaAGTGTTATTAcaagtggtctgccactgcgaggatgatcagctgtccgtcctgtctccctgtagcgctgtcttaggcgtctcacagtacggacattgcaatttattgccctggccacatctgcagtcctcgtgcctccttgcagcatgcctaaggcaccctttacaatgaagatatgtgaagTCATTTGGATtgttacgaattatctttgaaagacagggtcctgaaaaagggacatttctttttttgctgagtttatcaaGCGTCAAGTTTATCAATCGTCAAGCTAACAGAAACCCATTCTCCTCCAGTGCCACCATATTCCAGAACTGCAACCTACCTGGAGTGTCCAGAAGTACAAGGTGCTCAGCGACATGGCCAAGGTCAAGAAGGCTGTAACACGACCACCACTGAATAAGATTCACAAGTTGAAGCGTCAAGATTGGGCAAAGGAATACCTGAAGACAGATTTTATGGACAGATGAAATTAGTGACTGTTGATGGACCAGATGGATGGGCACGTGGCTGGATCAGTAATGGACACAGGGCACCACTTCGAGTCAGGCACCAGCAAGGTGGAGGGGTACTGGTATGGGCTGTTATCATtaaggatgaggtagttggacctTTTTGGGTTGAAGATGGACTGAAACTCAACTCCCAAACCTACTGCCGGTTTCTGGAAGATTCTTTCTTCAAGCAGTGGTACAGGAAGAAGTCCTCAGCATTCAAGAAGCCCGTGATCTTTATGCAGGACAATGCTCCATCACCTGCATCCAAGTACCCCACTGCTTGCCTAGCCAGCAAGGGCCTCAAAGATGCCCGAATAATGACCTGGCCCCCTTCCTCACCGGACTTAAATCCGATTGAGAACTTGTGGGCCCTTCTCAAATGTGAgatttacagtgagggaaaacaATACCTCTTTGAACAGCATTTGGGAGGCTGTGGTTGCTGCTTCAGTGAAAGTTGACCGTGAACAGATCAAGAAACTGACAGACTCCATGGATGGAACGCTCATGACAGTTATTGAAAAGGAGGCTGGCTATATTGGTCACAGAATATTTTTGAAAGGccaaaaattgtatttgtcattttGTGTTACTTATGTTACACTTACTCTAAAAACAGAGAATAAACAAGTTGGGAGAAATTATTTTTGTAATTTAGTTGCCTAATAATTCTGCACACATATATTCCCCTGAGAAAGACAACTCACTTTTCCTTTGTTAAACATTCAGGTTTCAGGttcaataacatttgattgactGCGAGCATTGTGTTTGTTCAACAATAAAATGAATCCTGAGGAAAACAATTTGTCTAATAATTGTGCAcgcaatatacactgctcaaaaaaaaaaagggaacacttaaacaacacaatgtaactccaagtcaatcacacttctgtgaaatcaaactgtccacttaggaagcaacactgattgacaataaatttcacatgcaaatggaatagacaacaggtggaaattataggcaattagcaagacacccccaataaaggagtggttctgcaggtggtgaccacagaccacttctcagttcctatgcttcctggctgacgttttggtcacttttgaatgctggcggtgctttcactctagtggtagcatgagacggagtctacaacccacacaagtggctcaggtagtgcagctcatccaggatggcacatcaatgcgagctgtggcaagaaggtttgctgtgtctgtcagcgtagtgtccagagcatggaggcgctaccaggagacaggccagtacatcaggagacgtggaggaggccgtaggagggcaacaacccagcagcaggaccgctacctccgcctttgtgcaaggaggagcactgccagagccctgcaaaatgacctccagcaggccacaaatgtgcatgtgtctgctcaaacggt is from Salvelinus alpinus chromosome 39, SLU_Salpinus.1, whole genome shotgun sequence and encodes:
- the LOC139566633 gene encoding N-acylneuraminate cytidylyltransferase-like encodes the protein MAAARKRTLSGFEDVIDGKTKIFKDSGEKIHIAALILARGGSKGIPLKNIKVLAGVPLIGWVLRAAVDSKQFDSVWVSTDHDDIEKVAKAWGAQVHRRSPEVSKDSSSSLDTIQEFARLNPEVNVICHIQATSPCLHPFHLKEALELITNQGFTSVFAVARQHHFRWQEVKKGGSVATKPLNLDPSNRPRRQDWDGELCENGSFYIHTRATIEEGLQGGKWAYYEMLPEYSVDIDVDIDWPVAEQRVLRFGYFGLDKPEVVRLLLCNISGCLTDGRVLISVSGEEMISVNTRDTMGIRMLQREGVEVILISSSEDLTKALADKLSQRTGCEVRQLGKDIQGEAKATMDDRDLDWKEVAYMGNDAPDVDCLNLAGLSAVPRDAPVVAINAAKYSCHNVAGLGAVREFSEHILLLKKKAKSQMEQDRIHRHAF